One genomic region from Flagellimonas oceani encodes:
- a CDS encoding PSP1 domain-containing protein → MACSSCSTGKDGQPRGCKNNGTCGTDGCNKLTVFDWLSNMSLPNGQKPFDCVEVRFKNSRKEFFKNTENLTLSIGDVVATQAKSGHDVGVVTLTGELVRIQMKRKKVSPDDKAIPKVYRKATQRDIDIWQKCRDREEEIKKRSREIAISLKLEMKLSDVEFQGDGSKATFYYTAEDRVDFRQLIKDMAKAFGIRIEMRQIGYRQEAQRLGGIGSCGRELCCSTWLTDFRSVSTASARYQQLALNPQKLAGQCGKLKCCLNYELDMYLEALKNFPPSDVKLKTQKGMAFCQKADIFKETLWFSYKDEPATWHTLSKDQVLEIMELNKKGDKVASLEEYAADNIAEEKTTFENVVGQDSLTRFDRPKNKKRRKKKRRKPKSKASSNAK, encoded by the coding sequence ATGGCGTGTAGCAGTTGTTCAACCGGCAAGGATGGACAACCGCGTGGTTGCAAGAACAATGGTACTTGCGGCACTGATGGTTGTAACAAGCTGACAGTCTTTGACTGGCTTTCCAATATGTCGTTGCCCAACGGTCAAAAACCTTTTGATTGCGTTGAGGTACGTTTCAAGAATAGTAGAAAAGAATTTTTCAAGAATACGGAGAATCTCACTTTGTCCATTGGCGATGTGGTGGCCACACAGGCCAAATCGGGCCACGATGTTGGTGTGGTGACCCTTACCGGCGAATTGGTGCGTATTCAAATGAAGCGCAAAAAAGTTTCGCCAGATGACAAGGCTATTCCCAAGGTGTACCGAAAAGCTACCCAGCGCGATATTGATATTTGGCAAAAATGCAGGGATAGGGAAGAAGAAATCAAAAAGCGTTCCCGGGAAATAGCAATTTCATTGAAGCTCGAAATGAAGCTCAGTGATGTGGAATTTCAGGGAGACGGTTCCAAGGCCACATTCTACTACACGGCCGAAGACAGGGTCGATTTTAGGCAGTTGATCAAGGATATGGCCAAGGCCTTCGGTATCCGTATTGAGATGCGCCAAATAGGCTACCGACAAGAAGCCCAGCGATTGGGCGGTATCGGTTCTTGTGGTCGTGAGCTTTGCTGCTCTACCTGGTTGACGGATTTCAGGTCCGTGAGCACGGCATCGGCACGTTATCAGCAATTGGCCCTGAACCCGCAAAAACTGGCGGGGCAATGTGGCAAGCTTAAATGTTGCCTCAATTATGAGCTGGATATGTATCTGGAAGCACTCAAGAACTTCCCGCCGTCCGACGTTAAGCTCAAGACCCAAAAAGGAATGGCATTCTGTCAAAAAGCGGATATTTTTAAGGAAACGCTCTGGTTTTCGTATAAAGATGAGCCAGCAACTTGGCACACCCTTTCCAAAGATCAGGTTTTGGAAATTATGGAACTTAACAAGAAGGGCGATAAAGTTGCCAGTCTTGAAGAGTATGCCGCGGATAATATAGCGGAAGAAAAGACTACTTTCGAAAATGTCGTAGGTCAGGACAGCCTTACCCGTTTTGACAGGCCTAAGAATAAAAAGAGAAGAAAGAAAAAACGTAGAAAACCAAAATCCAAAGCATCTTCCAATGCAAAATAA
- a CDS encoding gliding motility lipoprotein GldH: protein MQNKFLLLLVTVFSLASCNDSLVYSDYKPVKEAKWEMGQDVDFQFSELDSTQTYNLFINIRNDDNFAFSNLFLITELEYPSGNTVKDTLEYRMAEPNGEWLGKGMGSVKENKLWFKENIDFPDSGVYKVNISHAMRKNGDVEGLHVLEGITDVGLEIEKAPKL, encoded by the coding sequence ATGCAAAATAAATTTTTGTTGCTGCTGGTCACGGTCTTTAGCTTGGCATCCTGTAATGATTCACTGGTCTATTCCGACTATAAACCGGTCAAGGAGGCCAAATGGGAGATGGGCCAAGATGTTGATTTCCAGTTTTCCGAACTGGATTCCACCCAAACCTATAATCTGTTCATCAACATCAGAAACGACGATAATTTTGCCTTCAGCAATTTATTTTTGATAACCGAGTTAGAATATCCAAGCGGGAATACCGTTAAGGACACGTTGGAATATAGAATGGCAGAGCCCAATGGGGAATGGCTCGGAAAAGGAATGGGCAGTGTCAAGGAAAATAAACTTTGGTTCAAGGAAAACATCGATTTTCCCGATTCCGGCGTATATAAGGTGAACATTTCCCACGCTATGCGCAAAAATGGCGATGTGGAAGGCCTTCATGTTTTGGAGGGAATAACGGATGTTGGTTTGGAAATAGAAAAAGCACCCAAATTATAA
- a CDS encoding penicillin-binding protein 1A, translating to MAKKRQQKQQQNFFPFIKWFWIIFGAGVLSAVLIFLLASWGVFGEMPTFERLENPETNLATEFLSSDGETLGKLYLDDNRTWVDYETLPQNLVNALVATEDARYYDHSGIDARGFVRALAYLGTKGGASTISQQLARQLFIGVRDKESTTNAILQKIKEWVIATRLERNYTKQEIIAMYLNIYDFGYNADGIRSAARIYFGKEPTELKTEESAVLVGMLKNSSLYNPMRREELVYNRRNTVLGQMAKYGYISEKEKDSLQSSEMKINFNPESHREGLATYFRMYMQRYLNNWVRENPKPDGENYNIYLDGLKVYTTIDSRMQRNAEEAVQEHMSNLQAEFFHQNTPDRNPTAPFLDLSKGEIDTILMNAMKRSPRWRQLKREGLSEKDIEATFHKKTEMTVFDWNSDSYEKDTIMTPMDSIRYYKTFLRTAMMSMEPQTGHVKAWVGGIDYKHFQYDNVIQGSRQAGSLFKPFVYAAAIDQLRYSPCYTLPDNQYSIEPGKHGNMLAWTPKNSDGKYSGEDMSLKTALANSVNTITAQLIDRVGPGAVVSMAKNMGITKEIPAVPSIALGTPDVSVYEMVGAFGTYANQGVYVKPVMVTRIEDKNGTVLFEYKPETKDVLSKDVAYAMINLLEGVTQYGSGGRLRHTYGKNNTVYKEIITGYPYELTNPIAGKTGTTQNQSDGWFMGMVPNLVTGVWVGGEDRSIHFNRLLYGQGASMALPIWGLYMKKNYANEEIGVSKDAFEVPEEMSINLDCSQQQKDENIDTEDDLDDLDF from the coding sequence ATGGCAAAGAAGCGTCAACAAAAACAGCAACAGAATTTTTTTCCTTTTATTAAGTGGTTTTGGATCATATTCGGGGCAGGCGTTCTTTCAGCAGTCCTGATTTTTCTTCTCGCCTCTTGGGGGGTGTTCGGAGAAATGCCCACTTTTGAAAGGCTCGAAAATCCCGAGACCAATTTGGCAACGGAATTTTTATCATCCGACGGGGAAACCTTGGGAAAACTATACTTGGACGACAACCGAACATGGGTAGATTATGAAACGCTCCCCCAAAACTTGGTGAACGCACTCGTAGCTACCGAAGACGCCCGTTATTACGATCACTCAGGGATAGATGCAAGGGGATTTGTTAGGGCGTTGGCCTATTTGGGGACAAAAGGGGGCGCCAGTACCATTTCCCAGCAGCTCGCAAGACAACTCTTTATTGGGGTCAGGGACAAGGAAAGTACCACTAACGCCATACTTCAAAAAATAAAGGAATGGGTGATTGCCACCCGTTTGGAAAGGAATTATACCAAGCAGGAGATCATTGCCATGTATCTGAACATCTATGATTTTGGGTACAATGCGGATGGAATCCGTTCCGCTGCCAGAATCTATTTTGGAAAAGAGCCGACAGAGCTCAAGACCGAAGAATCTGCAGTTTTGGTAGGCATGCTAAAGAACTCTTCACTCTACAATCCAATGCGCCGTGAAGAATTGGTTTATAATCGGAGAAATACCGTGCTCGGCCAAATGGCAAAGTATGGGTACATCAGCGAAAAGGAGAAGGACTCATTGCAAAGCAGTGAGATGAAGATCAATTTTAATCCCGAATCGCACCGAGAAGGATTGGCCACCTATTTTAGAATGTACATGCAGCGTTATCTGAACAATTGGGTGCGTGAAAACCCAAAACCCGATGGCGAGAACTACAATATTTATTTGGATGGGCTAAAAGTCTATACGACCATCGATTCCAGAATGCAGCGTAACGCGGAAGAAGCCGTGCAGGAACACATGAGCAATTTGCAGGCAGAATTCTTTCACCAAAATACACCCGACCGCAACCCGACCGCACCTTTTTTGGATTTAAGTAAAGGGGAAATAGACACCATTTTGATGAATGCCATGAAACGTTCACCCAGATGGCGTCAATTGAAAAGAGAAGGGCTGTCCGAAAAAGATATCGAGGCCACCTTCCACAAAAAAACGGAAATGACCGTTTTTGATTGGAACAGCGATTCCTACGAAAAAGACACCATCATGACCCCGATGGACTCCATTAGGTACTACAAGACTTTCCTGCGTACCGCCATGATGTCCATGGAGCCACAAACAGGCCACGTAAAGGCATGGGTAGGTGGAATAGATTATAAACACTTTCAGTACGATAATGTAATTCAAGGGTCAAGGCAAGCAGGTTCATTGTTCAAGCCATTTGTATATGCAGCTGCCATAGACCAATTACGTTACTCTCCCTGTTATACCTTGCCGGACAATCAATATAGCATCGAGCCAGGAAAGCATGGGAACATGTTGGCTTGGACGCCAAAGAATTCCGATGGAAAATATTCAGGGGAGGATATGTCGTTAAAAACCGCATTGGCCAACTCGGTAAACACCATTACGGCACAACTTATAGATAGGGTTGGCCCCGGAGCTGTTGTTTCTATGGCAAAAAACATGGGGATTACCAAGGAAATTCCAGCAGTACCATCTATTGCACTCGGTACGCCAGATGTGAGTGTGTACGAAATGGTGGGAGCCTTTGGAACCTATGCCAACCAAGGGGTTTATGTAAAACCTGTAATGGTAACACGTATCGAGGACAAAAATGGCACCGTACTCTTTGAGTACAAACCAGAAACAAAGGATGTGTTGAGCAAGGATGTCGCCTATGCCATGATCAACCTTTTGGAAGGTGTTACCCAATACGGTTCAGGTGGACGTTTAAGGCACACCTACGGCAAGAACAACACCGTTTACAAAGAAATTATTACCGGCTACCCATACGAATTGACAAACCCGATTGCCGGGAAAACAGGAACCACGCAGAACCAGAGTGATGGTTGGTTTATGGGCATGGTGCCCAATTTGGTGACCGGTGTCTGGGTCGGAGGAGAAGATAGGTCCATCCACTTTAATCGTTTGTTATATGGACAAGGAGCGTCCATGGCGCTGCCTATCTGGGGACTTTACATGAAAAAGAACTATGCCAACGAAGAAATCGGTGTTTCCAAGGATGCTTTTGAAGTGCCGGAAGAAATGTCAATTAATCTGGATTGTTCCCAACAACAGAAGGACGAAAATATCGATACCGAAGACGATCTGGACGACTTGGATTTCTAG
- a CDS encoding CoA transferase subunit A — translation MINKKVANVTDALKGVENGMTFMLGGFGLCGIPENAIDELVRLGIKDITCISNNAGVDDFGLGLLLQKHQIKKMISSYVGENDEFERQMLSGELEVELTPQGTLAEKCRAAQAGFPAFYTPAGYGTEVAEGKETREFDGKMYVLEPAFKADFAFVKAWKGDEAGNLIFKGTARNFNPCMCGAATITVAEVEELLPAGSLDPNQIHIPGIFVQRIFQGQKYEKRIEQRTVRTKN, via the coding sequence ATGATCAATAAAAAAGTTGCCAATGTAACCGATGCCCTGAAGGGAGTTGAAAACGGGATGACCTTTATGTTGGGAGGATTTGGCCTATGCGGTATACCCGAAAATGCCATCGATGAATTGGTTCGATTGGGCATTAAGGACATCACGTGCATCTCCAATAATGCCGGAGTGGACGATTTTGGACTGGGATTGCTCTTACAAAAACATCAGATTAAAAAAATGATATCCTCATACGTGGGCGAGAACGATGAGTTCGAACGCCAGATGCTCAGTGGGGAACTGGAAGTGGAACTCACACCACAAGGAACGCTTGCCGAGAAATGCAGGGCGGCCCAGGCAGGGTTCCCGGCCTTTTATACCCCTGCGGGATATGGAACTGAAGTGGCCGAGGGTAAGGAAACCCGAGAATTTGATGGCAAGATGTATGTTTTGGAACCTGCTTTTAAAGCCGATTTTGCTTTTGTAAAAGCTTGGAAGGGAGATGAGGCAGGCAATTTGATTTTTAAGGGCACTGCCCGAAATTTTAACCCCTGCATGTGTGGGGCGGCCACCATTACCGTTGCGGAGGTCGAAGAATTGCTTCCGGCAGGCAGTTTGGACCCCAACCAGATTCATATTCCCGGGATATTTGTACAGCGTATTTTCCAAGGCCAGAAATATGAGAAAAGAATAGAGCAGCGAACTGTAAGAACCAAAAATTAA
- a CDS encoding 3-oxoacid CoA-transferase subunit B, with translation MLDKNGIAKRIAKEVKDGYYVNLGIGIPTLVANFVRDDISVEFQSENGVLGMGPFPFEGEEDADIINAGKQTITTLPGASFFDSATSFGMIRGQHVHLTILGAMEVAENGDIANWKIPGKMVKGMGGAMDLVASAENIIVAMMHTNRDGDSKLLKRCSLPLTGVGCVTKIVTNLAVLEVTEEGFKLLERAPSVSVEEIQKATEGRLVVEGDIPEMNI, from the coding sequence ATGTTAGATAAAAACGGAATAGCAAAGCGCATTGCAAAAGAAGTCAAGGACGGATACTACGTTAACCTAGGTATAGGGATTCCCACTTTGGTGGCCAATTTTGTGCGGGACGATATAAGTGTGGAATTCCAAAGCGAGAACGGTGTCCTAGGGATGGGCCCCTTCCCGTTTGAAGGTGAGGAAGATGCCGACATCATCAATGCCGGAAAGCAGACCATTACCACGTTGCCGGGAGCTTCATTTTTCGACTCGGCCACTAGCTTTGGAATGATTCGTGGCCAACATGTCCATTTGACCATTTTAGGGGCAATGGAAGTTGCCGAAAACGGAGATATCGCCAACTGGAAAATCCCCGGAAAAATGGTCAAGGGAATGGGCGGTGCCATGGATTTGGTGGCATCAGCGGAAAATATTATCGTGGCAATGATGCACACCAACCGGGACGGTGATTCAAAACTGTTGAAAAGATGCTCCTTGCCATTGACAGGTGTTGGATGTGTCACCAAAATAGTGACCAATCTAGCTGTTCTGGAAGTCACCGAAGAAGGATTTAAATTGTTGGAAAGAGCGCCAAGTGTCTCCGTAGAAGAAATACAGAAGGCTACCGAAGGAAGGCTGGTTGTGGAAGGCGACATCCCCGAAATGAATATTTAA
- a CDS encoding GNAT family N-acetyltransferase: protein MALHFRECTLTDLDTLVAISKTTFSEAFEKDNNPADFQAYIHKAFCSEKLAIELKKKDSLFYFVYDDETLAGYFKLNINTAQTDVYDSNALEIERIYVIGEHQGKKIGSWMLQKIVAKARTLNKSYIWLGVWERNPKAIRFYQRHGFAKFGEHPYYIGSDRQTDWLLRLQV, encoded by the coding sequence ATGGCACTGCATTTTCGAGAATGTACCCTTACCGATTTGGACACTTTGGTGGCTATTTCTAAAACTACCTTTTCCGAAGCTTTTGAGAAGGACAATAATCCAGCAGATTTCCAGGCATATATCCATAAAGCTTTTTGCAGCGAAAAGCTGGCAATCGAACTCAAAAAGAAGGATAGTCTTTTTTATTTTGTTTATGATGATGAAACTCTGGCGGGCTATTTCAAACTAAATATCAATACCGCACAAACCGATGTGTACGATTCCAATGCCCTCGAAATCGAGCGTATTTATGTCATCGGGGAACATCAAGGCAAAAAAATCGGTTCTTGGATGCTGCAAAAAATAGTTGCCAAGGCCCGAACATTGAACAAGAGCTACATTTGGCTCGGCGTCTGGGAACGCAATCCAAAAGCCATTCGGTTTTACCAACGGCACGGCTTTGCCAAGTTTGGTGAACATCCGTACTATATCGGTTCTGACAGGCAAACGGACTGGTTGCTCCGCTTACAGGTTTAG
- a CDS encoding helix-turn-helix domain-containing protein, with the protein MYIIKQLRRKNNLSQSQLGKEIGVSLRTIQLYERKDANIPIKNLTKIAEYFGLTIAELYMHEVNDMGEAYTKRQPFTKHGSVFYPLEYGKYLVMAPLVLVEWHQKYIRDIAKDIFSNPFQGGFIIDFLTDEAHRIFEVSGDSMDDGTSEAIPNKAYVLGLEIKKESLTRNNETYWKQPYILVCSDRIICKQLTGFDRVHKSLLCHNLNTSPEFQDFELPLDEVLQVFKVVKKQL; encoded by the coding sequence ATGTATATAATTAAGCAATTACGAAGAAAAAATAATTTAAGTCAATCGCAATTGGGCAAGGAAATTGGCGTCAGTCTTCGAACGATTCAGCTCTACGAACGCAAGGATGCCAACATCCCTATAAAAAACCTTACCAAGATTGCTGAGTACTTTGGACTCACCATTGCGGAGCTCTACATGCACGAGGTGAACGATATGGGCGAGGCCTATACCAAGCGTCAGCCATTTACCAAGCACGGGAGCGTTTTTTACCCGTTGGAATATGGAAAATACTTGGTGATGGCACCATTGGTGTTGGTGGAGTGGCATCAAAAATACATTCGGGACATAGCGAAGGATATTTTTAGCAATCCTTTCCAGGGTGGATTTATCATCGATTTTTTAACGGATGAGGCCCATCGGATATTTGAAGTGTCCGGTGATTCCATGGACGATGGCACTTCCGAGGCAATCCCGAACAAGGCCTATGTGCTTGGGCTCGAAATCAAAAAGGAATCTTTGACCCGTAATAACGAAACTTATTGGAAACAACCATATATCTTGGTCTGTTCCGATAGGATTATCTGTAAGCAGCTTACAGGGTTTGATAGGGTACATAAGAGTTTGCTATGCCATAACTTGAATACTTCACCGGAATTTCAGGATTTTGAGCTGCCTTTGGATGAAGTGCTACAAGTATTCAAGGTTGTGAAAAAGCAGCTTTGA
- a CDS encoding very short patch repair endonuclease — MPKEYPKERIKVPRFNEESGFYTTPERSKIMGKIRGKNTKPELAFRKALWQSGYRYRIDYKKLIGKPDIALKKYKTVIFIDGEYWHGHNWEKRKEKIKTNREFWIPKIERNMQRDAEVNQALKEKGYTVFRFWETEVKKNLDGCLEQVLTHLNEVKAAFSQP; from the coding sequence ATGCCCAAAGAATACCCAAAAGAACGCATCAAAGTCCCTCGGTTCAATGAGGAATCTGGTTTCTACACCACACCGGAACGTTCCAAGATCATGGGAAAAATCCGCGGCAAGAATACCAAGCCGGAACTTGCTTTTAGAAAAGCCTTGTGGCAATCGGGCTACCGTTACCGCATCGACTACAAAAAACTCATAGGAAAGCCGGATATCGCCCTTAAAAAGTACAAGACCGTTATATTTATTGATGGGGAGTATTGGCACGGCCATAATTGGGAGAAACGCAAGGAAAAAATAAAGACCAACCGTGAGTTCTGGATTCCAAAGATTGAACGTAACATGCAGCGCGATGCAGAGGTGAATCAGGCCCTAAAGGAAAAAGGATATACGGTATTCCGATTTTGGGAAACCGAGGTAAAAAAGAATCTGGATGGATGTTTGGAACAGGTACTCACCCATTTGAACGAGGTCAAAGCTGCTTTTTCACAACCTTGA
- a CDS encoding succinate dehydrogenase/fumarate reductase iron-sulfur subunit: MKLHLKIWRQKDASTPGKIVDYTLDGVEGDMSFLEMLDILNEELVSKGEEPVEFDHDCREGICGTCSLQINGEPHGPDRLVTTCQLHMRKFKDGDTIVIEPFRATAFPVIKDLIVDRSAFDRIQQAGGYISVNTSGNTIDANAIPINKYDADEAMDAATCIGCGACVAACKNASAMLFTSAKVSQFALLPQGQVEATERVQNMVRQMDLEGFGNCTNTGACEVECPKGISLTNIARMNREYLSATIKG; the protein is encoded by the coding sequence ATGAAGCTACATTTAAAAATATGGCGTCAAAAGGACGCATCCACACCAGGAAAAATAGTTGATTATACCCTCGACGGTGTAGAAGGAGATATGTCTTTCTTGGAAATGTTGGATATCCTAAATGAAGAATTGGTCTCCAAAGGTGAGGAACCTGTAGAATTTGACCACGATTGTAGGGAAGGGATCTGCGGAACTTGTTCCCTTCAAATCAATGGGGAACCTCATGGACCGGATAGATTGGTAACCACTTGCCAATTGCACATGAGAAAGTTCAAGGATGGGGATACCATTGTAATTGAACCTTTCCGTGCCACCGCATTCCCGGTTATCAAGGATTTGATCGTAGACCGTAGCGCTTTCGACCGCATACAGCAAGCTGGTGGTTATATTTCGGTGAACACATCTGGAAATACCATAGACGCCAATGCCATACCCATTAACAAATATGATGCTGACGAAGCCATGGATGCCGCCACCTGTATTGGTTGTGGCGCCTGTGTGGCCGCTTGTAAAAATGCAAGTGCCATGTTGTTCACCTCGGCCAAAGTTTCCCAATTTGCCTTGTTGCCCCAAGGTCAGGTTGAAGCTACCGAGCGCGTACAAAACATGGTCCGCCAAATGGATCTGGAAGGTTTTGGCAACTGTACCAACACCGGAGCCTGTGAAGTGGAATGCCCCAAAGGTATCTCATTGACCAACATTGCCCGTATGAACCGTGAATATTTATCCGCCACTATAAAAGGATAA
- a CDS encoding four helix bundle protein, which yields MGSFKSFEELACWKESRILRNYVKDEIIPLLPDSEKFGLASQIQRSSRSVGNNIAEGFGRFNYQENIQFCRMARGSLNETLDHMIIALDENYIEEEKLNNFRGLYNRTLKILNGYIKYLRDAKLKFKPITD from the coding sequence GTGGGAAGTTTTAAATCTTTTGAAGAATTGGCTTGCTGGAAAGAATCCAGAATACTAAGGAATTATGTTAAAGATGAAATCATTCCACTTTTGCCCGATTCTGAAAAATTTGGACTTGCCAGTCAAATACAACGTTCTTCCCGGTCAGTTGGGAACAATATTGCAGAAGGGTTTGGAAGGTTCAACTATCAGGAGAACATTCAATTTTGCCGCATGGCAAGAGGCTCTTTGAATGAAACTTTAGACCATATGATTATAGCGTTGGATGAAAACTATATCGAAGAGGAAAAACTTAATAACTTTAGAGGATTATATAACAGAACATTGAAAATATTAAACGGTTATATCAAATATTTAAGGGATGCTAAACTAAAGTTTAAACCAATAACCGATTAA
- a CDS encoding fumarate reductase/succinate dehydrogenase flavoprotein subunit: protein MGILDSKIPSGPLADKWTKHKNDINLVNPANKRNIDIIVVGTGLAGGAAAATLAELGYNVKTFCYQDSPRRAHSIAAQGGINAAKNYQGDGDSNYRLFYDTIKGGDYRSREANVYRLAEVSGNIIDQCVAQGVPFAREYGGMLDNRSFGGVLVSRTFYAKGQTGQQLLLGAYSAMNRQINRGKIQAFNRHEMMDLVLVDGKARGIIARDLVSGEIERHSAHAVVLATGGYGNVFFLSTNAMGSNVMAAWRAHRKGAFFANPCFTQIHPTCIPVSGDHQSKLTLMSESLRNDGRIWVPAKKEDAIAIREGRLKPTEIAEEDRDYYLERRYPAFGNLVPRDVASRAAKERCDAGFGVNKTGEAVFLDFASAIERYGKEKALTSGIKDPDKATITKLGEEVVEAKYGNLFQMYEKIVDQNPYKTPMMIYPAVHYTMGGLWVDYNLQTTIPGCYAAGEANFSDHGANRLGASALMQGLADGYFVLPYTIGDYLSDDIRTGAIPTDSKEFEEAEQQVRDRMEKLMGGSGIHSVDYYHKKLGKIMWNKCGMARNEKELKEAIKEISELRKDFWENVKVPGSIDSKNQELEKAGRVADFLELGELFAKDALHRNESCGGHFREEYQTEEGEALRDDENFKYVAAWEYKGEPKDAELHKEDLVYENIELKTRSYK, encoded by the coding sequence ATGGGCATATTGGATTCTAAAATTCCATCTGGGCCGTTGGCCGACAAATGGACCAAGCATAAAAACGACATCAATCTGGTTAACCCTGCCAACAAAAGGAACATCGACATCATCGTTGTAGGTACAGGACTTGCAGGTGGTGCCGCTGCCGCAACTTTGGCCGAGTTGGGTTACAACGTAAAAACATTCTGTTATCAAGATTCACCGCGTAGGGCGCACTCCATTGCTGCCCAAGGGGGTATCAATGCAGCAAAAAACTATCAAGGGGATGGCGATAGTAACTACCGCCTTTTCTACGATACCATCAAAGGTGGCGATTATCGCTCCCGCGAAGCCAACGTTTACCGACTGGCAGAAGTTTCAGGCAACATCATCGACCAATGTGTGGCTCAAGGGGTTCCCTTTGCCCGTGAGTATGGCGGTATGTTGGATAACCGTTCTTTCGGTGGGGTACTTGTTTCAAGAACCTTTTATGCCAAGGGACAGACCGGTCAGCAATTGTTGCTGGGTGCCTACTCTGCGATGAACCGTCAGATCAACCGTGGAAAGATTCAAGCCTTTAACCGTCATGAAATGATGGATTTGGTCTTGGTCGACGGTAAGGCAAGAGGAATTATCGCTAGGGACTTGGTAAGTGGGGAAATCGAAAGGCATAGCGCCCACGCCGTAGTTTTGGCTACGGGAGGGTACGGAAACGTATTCTTCCTTTCCACCAACGCCATGGGAAGTAACGTAATGGCTGCATGGAGAGCGCACCGAAAAGGAGCCTTCTTCGCCAATCCATGCTTTACACAAATACACCCTACCTGTATTCCCGTTTCTGGGGACCATCAATCCAAATTGACATTGATGTCCGAGTCGCTAAGAAATGATGGTCGAATCTGGGTACCTGCAAAAAAAGAGGATGCCATTGCCATACGCGAAGGCAGATTGAAGCCAACGGAAATTGCCGAAGAAGATAGGGACTACTATTTGGAAAGAAGGTATCCCGCCTTCGGTAACCTTGTGCCCCGTGATGTGGCATCAAGAGCCGCCAAAGAACGTTGCGATGCCGGTTTCGGAGTGAACAAGACCGGTGAAGCGGTATTCTTGGATTTCGCATCTGCCATAGAGCGTTATGGAAAAGAAAAAGCATTGACCTCTGGAATTAAAGATCCGGACAAGGCGACCATCACCAAACTAGGTGAAGAAGTTGTTGAGGCCAAATACGGCAACCTTTTCCAGATGTACGAAAAAATCGTAGACCAAAATCCATACAAAACCCCGATGATGATCTATCCCGCGGTACACTATACCATGGGAGGTCTTTGGGTGGATTACAACTTGCAGACCACTATCCCCGGCTGTTATGCAGCAGGAGAGGCCAACTTTAGCGACCATGGTGCCAACCGATTGGGTGCTTCAGCGTTGATGCAAGGACTTGCCGATGGATATTTTGTATTGCCATATACTATTGGTGATTACTTATCCGATGATATTAGAACCGGTGCCATTCCAACGGATTCCAAGGAATTTGAAGAAGCTGAGCAACAAGTTCGCGACAGAATGGAAAAGTTGATGGGCGGTTCGGGAATCCATTCCGTGGATTATTATCACAAGAAACTTGGTAAGATCATGTGGAACAAATGTGGTATGGCCCGTAACGAGAAAGAACTGAAAGAAGCCATCAAGGAAATTTCCGAACTTAGAAAGGATTTCTGGGAGAACGTAAAAGTTCCCGGAAGTATCGATTCCAAAAACCAAGAACTGGAAAAAGCTGGACGCGTGGCCGATTTTTTGGAGTTGGGCGAGCTTTTCGCAAAGGATGCACTGCACAGAAACGAATCATGTGGAGGGCACTTCCGTGAAGAGTACCAGACCGAAGAGGGAGAGGCGCTCCGTGACGATGAAAACTTTAAATATGTGGCCGCATGGGAGTACAAGGGCGAGCCCAAGGATGCTGAACTTCACAAAGAAGATTTGGTATATGAAAACATTGAACTGAAGACAAGATCATATAAATAA